CAATCAAAGCTACGAGCCTTTAGGTATATGCAGGGCTCGTCGCGCAGTGGTACTTTGTTTCCTGGGTAAGGCAGAGATTGTGGTCTCTGCTGATGGTCTTCGTGTGCATAGTGTGAACCGCTCCTTTCCAGTCCCTTCCGTTTTGCGTTTGAGCAGACTTGTGAAGATCAAAAGACGCGAAGTCCCTTTGACCAAGCCCAATTTGATGAGACGAGACAACTATACCTGCCAGTATTGTGGAGCTCGCCACGTCCACATGACCCTGGATCACGTTATTCCGCGCACGCATGGAGGTAAGGACTCCTGGGATAACCTTGTGTGTGCATGCGATAAGTGTAACTCTCGCAAGGGCGACAGAACTCCAAGGGAGGCAGGGATGAAGCTAAAGCGTAAGCCAAAGGAACCCCACTACTTTTCCTTTGTGCTGGTTTCTTTAGGAACGCCTCCAGCCGAATGGCGGCCTTACCTCTTTATATCCTGATTCTCGGGGCACAAGCGTTAGATTTACCCTCTGAGCATACAGGCGATGTGGCGTGGATTGAGGTGATTTGTGGCGAGGATAGGGTAATCCAATATCGCGATTCATTCGTCTGGGACAGCCTGGCACGATTTATGCTTTTCGATGCAGTGGATTCAGGATACGCGTTCGCTTCTTTATCAGTCGCAAGATCCGAACTTAAGGGTGATACACTTACCCTGTATACCAAGATAGATAAGGGTCCTCTTGTCAGGGTCGCATCTCTCGCGTTTTCAGGCGATCGTAGGACAAACTCTTCTTTGCTTGCCCATCTTTTAAGGTTCCAGCCTTTTGTGTACTCGACCGCAAAGGTGGCGGAACTCGCGGATGTCCTTGAGGGTCTTGACTGCACCGTTCTCGACTGGGAGATTCTAATTGCCCCACTCGAAAACAGGGTTTTCGAGCGGGGACCCCCAAAGGATGATACAATCGGATCAGGGGCCAGGCTTCACTTCCTGATAGACGAGGCCCGGTCGCCGAACCGTATCACAGCCCTCCTTGGTTACGGAGATGAGGAAGGGTTCGTGGGAATGGCTGATTTTTTGCTTTCGAATCTCTTCGGCGGCAGGCGGGAGTTTTTCTTCTCATGGCAAAGGCTTGCCCCGAACAACGTAAACTTCGCCGCCTCCGCACGAGACCCTTACCCATTTAGATTGCCCTTCGGTATCGAGGTAGCCGGAGCGTTTCGCAGCTTTGATGAGAGCACCTATCATCTTGAGGCCTCAGGAGGGATCTTCATCACCCCTGCTTCCTTTCGGGTAGGCCTTGGTTACGTCTACGAGCAGGATCGCTCAGGTTTGACGCGTGTGAGCAAGAACCT
This genomic window from candidate division TA06 bacterium B3_TA06 contains:
- a CDS encoding HNH endonuclease, producing the protein MLNQSYEPLGICRARRAVVLCFLGKAEIVVSADGLRVHSVNRSFPVPSVLRLSRLVKIKRREVPLTKPNLMRRDNYTCQYCGARHVHMTLDHVIPRTHGGKDSWDNLVCACDKCNSRKGDRTPREAGMKLKRKPKEPHYFSFVLVSLGTPPAEWRPYLFIS